The Gymnodinialimonas sp. 57CJ19 genome includes a window with the following:
- a CDS encoding urease accessory protein UreD yields MFPRTSTPDIEVVTVNTAGGITGGDQFGLNVAVEPHATLTLTTQAAERAYRAQRSEVGTLTTELDVQAGGRLNWLPQELILFERCNLRRRLRVSLQADAQLLLVEPIVFGRTAMGEALHDARFQDRISITRAGQPLYIDGMNLGGNVASLLQRPATAAGATAMASVVMVAPDAAAHFPVIQSALPPTAGASLLADNLLVIRLLAADSLELRRVLIPVLERLNNNTLPMSWRL; encoded by the coding sequence GTGTTCCCCCGCACGTCGACGCCGGACATTGAAGTTGTCACGGTTAACACAGCGGGCGGCATTACCGGGGGCGATCAGTTTGGCCTGAACGTCGCGGTCGAGCCGCACGCAACCCTGACCCTGACGACCCAAGCGGCAGAGCGTGCCTACCGCGCCCAACGCAGTGAGGTCGGGACCCTGACCACCGAACTCGACGTCCAAGCGGGGGGCCGCCTGAATTGGCTCCCGCAGGAATTAATCCTGTTTGAACGCTGCAATCTACGCCGCAGGCTTAGGGTCTCTCTTCAAGCAGACGCGCAACTTTTGCTGGTCGAGCCCATTGTCTTTGGCCGCACCGCCATGGGCGAGGCCCTGCATGATGCACGGTTCCAAGACCGGATCTCGATCACCCGTGCAGGCCAACCACTTTACATTGATGGTATGAACCTGGGCGGCAACGTGGCGTCGCTACTGCAACGGCCCGCCACGGCGGCAGGGGCTACGGCCATGGCCAGCGTTGTGATGGTGGCACCCGATGCCGCCGCGCATTTCCCGGTAATTCAATCCGCCCTGCCCCCCACCGCGGGCGCCAGCCTATTGGCCGATAATTTATTGGTCATCCGGCTTCTCGCCGCCGACAGCCTCGAGTTGCGCCGCGTGCTGATCCCCGTGCTGGAGCGCCTGAACAACAACACTTTACCCATGTCTTGGAGGCTTTAG
- a CDS encoding urease subunit beta: MIPGELLPAEGAITLNTGAEAITLVVANTGDRPVQVGSHYHFAETNPALDFDRDAARGLRLDIASGTAVRFEPGQRREVQLIPIGGRRHVYGFNAQIMGAL, translated from the coding sequence ATGATCCCCGGCGAATTGCTTCCTGCCGAGGGGGCGATCACCCTGAACACTGGAGCCGAAGCGATCACGCTTGTTGTGGCCAATACCGGCGACCGCCCCGTGCAGGTCGGTAGCCATTACCACTTTGCCGAAACCAACCCAGCGTTGGATTTTGACCGTGACGCGGCGCGTGGGTTGCGGCTCGATATTGCGTCGGGCACCGCCGTGCGGTTCGAGCCCGGCCAACGCCGCGAGGTGCAACTGATCCCCATTGGCGGGCGTCGGCATGTCTATGGCTTCAACGCTCAGATCATGGGGGCGCTGTAA
- a CDS encoding AraC family transcriptional regulator translates to MTATIHESHYYVPSSVHDMNLFTVLRAGWLDAAAGDTVRRAFCPGDDIIYCLSGKGTVTIDGTKVTVAPGQLVWMPGDRPHAHAASDQDPWSVMWCRVQGRNLAALRERVMGKTETRLAIKEGHSLVRWFNELFGGLRTQTIDTDLKLNTAVSSLLELMVEQKRIETKRQSPRSLDRAVAAMRADPSAPWTAADIEETAGASAAQIRRLFQKHIGLTPREFLRGLRLTMAQKLMLETSQTLDEISLHCGFSDPYHFSKDFRRVVGKPPSEWRRIEIGG, encoded by the coding sequence ATGACCGCGACAATCCACGAAAGCCATTACTACGTTCCTAGTAGCGTGCATGATATGAACCTGTTCACCGTTCTGCGCGCCGGATGGCTTGACGCCGCGGCTGGTGACACGGTACGGCGCGCCTTTTGTCCGGGGGATGATATTATCTACTGTCTATCGGGAAAGGGCACCGTCACGATCGACGGCACCAAGGTCACGGTTGCCCCCGGCCAGTTGGTTTGGATGCCCGGTGATCGGCCCCATGCCCATGCCGCATCGGATCAAGATCCGTGGTCCGTGATGTGGTGTCGGGTGCAGGGGAGAAACTTGGCGGCCCTGCGTGAACGGGTAATGGGGAAAACTGAAACCCGCCTTGCGATAAAAGAAGGTCACTCCCTAGTGCGTTGGTTCAATGAACTTTTTGGCGGACTTCGTACGCAAACCATCGACACAGACCTAAAGCTGAACACCGCTGTTTCTTCCCTGCTGGAGCTGATGGTGGAACAAAAGCGGATTGAGACAAAGCGCCAATCCCCCCGCAGCTTGGACCGTGCCGTGGCTGCCATGCGCGCAGACCCCAGCGCCCCTTGGACGGCTGCGGATATCGAGGAAACCGCAGGGGCAAGTGCGGCGCAAATCCGGCGGTTGTTCCAAAAACACATCGGCCTGACACCCCGAGAGTTCCTGCGGGGCCTGCGCCTAACCATGGCCCAAAAGCTGATGCTGGAAACGAGCCAGACGCTTGATGAAATCTCTCTGCATTGCGGGTTCTCGGACCCCTATCATTTCAGCAAGGACTTCCGCCGAGTTGTAGGAAAACCACCTTCAGAATGGCGCCGGATTGAAATTGGCGGATAG
- a CDS encoding phytanoyl-CoA dioxygenase family protein, with protein MLAPTKEEIRAYEVDGYFIRKGFLNTDEVSDFRDSARQQLEEENAAGDVMQKGDKSGKTTLLKLWNTAGDDKYGLLARDERMVRISEALIGSDIYLYSHKMTMKQPREGGAWEWHQDFGYWYENACLSPEMLSVYVSLDPATKENGCLQVLKGSHELGRLNHLREDGQTNVQAEHLEAAIERYERIYVEMEPGDALVFHCNLLHRSDANNSDTYRWGYIVSYNAVHNAPFARMRDYGNFEQLKTVPAGSFMVA; from the coding sequence ATGCTGGCACCGACGAAAGAAGAAATACGCGCATATGAAGTCGATGGGTACTTCATTCGCAAAGGGTTCCTGAACACCGACGAAGTGAGTGATTTCCGCGATTCCGCCCGGCAGCAGTTGGAAGAAGAAAACGCCGCCGGTGATGTCATGCAAAAGGGCGACAAGTCCGGCAAAACGACCCTCCTGAAGCTGTGGAACACGGCGGGCGATGACAAGTACGGTCTGCTGGCCCGTGACGAGCGTATGGTGCGCATTTCCGAGGCGCTGATCGGCTCGGACATCTACCTCTACAGTCACAAGATGACGATGAAGCAGCCCCGTGAAGGCGGCGCTTGGGAATGGCACCAAGATTTCGGCTACTGGTATGAAAACGCCTGCCTTTCGCCCGAAATGCTATCGGTTTACGTGTCGCTTGATCCGGCCACGAAGGAAAACGGTTGCTTGCAAGTCCTGAAGGGCTCGCACGAGCTTGGGCGCTTGAACCACCTGCGGGAAGACGGTCAGACCAACGTGCAGGCCGAGCATCTGGAAGCCGCGATTGAACGCTATGAGCGCATTTACGTAGAGATGGAGCCGGGCGACGCATTGGTCTTTCACTGCAACCTGTTGCACCGCTCGGACGCCAATAACAGTGACACCTATCGCTGGGGCTACATCGTGTCCTACAATGCGGTTCACAACGCGCCGTTTGCGCGGATGCGGGACTACGGTAACTTTGAACAATTGAAGACGGTGCCCGCCGGAAGCTTCATGGTCGCATGA
- a CDS encoding urease subunit gamma: protein MQLTPREKDKLLIAMAAEVARKRLARGVKLNHPEAIALITDTVVEGARDGRSVADMMEAGGHVITRDQCMEGIAEMIHDVQVEATFPDGTKLVTVHNPIR, encoded by the coding sequence ATGCAACTTACGCCACGGGAAAAAGACAAACTGTTAATCGCCATGGCCGCAGAGGTCGCCCGTAAGCGATTGGCGCGAGGGGTGAAACTGAACCACCCCGAAGCCATCGCACTCATCACCGATACGGTGGTGGAAGGCGCCCGCGATGGCCGCTCTGTCGCAGATATGATGGAGGCCGGTGGCCATGTCATTACCCGCGATCAATGCATGGAGGGCATCGCCGAGATGATCCACGACGTGCAGGTCGAGGCCACTTTTCCCGACGGCACCAAGCTTGTCACCGTTCACAACCCCATTCGCTGA